GCTGGGTTATTGCTGACTAGGCCagaagaggctggtgggaggagttacAGGAGGATGTGCTCGTTGTAATGGAATTtttggaacggagtcaaacgtggtttccattaagggttggaactggttcagggaacagaaccgaaaaccGGAAAATAACAATTAGGAACGGAACCCGAACCATAAACTAAAGTTatctatactgttccagaagagaaccgttattttaaaagcatgcaAACTGGTTAAAAACGTTATTTTATGGTCCAGGCATTTTTTTACAGTCCCACAGCCTTCAGTCTGTCACTCAGAAATTACGatgattattaatattattattatgatgattaTTATGATTAGAATGATTATTATAATGATTATTATAATTATTGTAACGATGATGATTATTATGATTATAATGGTTatgattattatttgtatttaatttattatCATTAATAAttgtgttattattgttattattattattatttctgtttttgtactattatatatattattattattattattatttttagtgttattattatttgtagtgttattattatttgtagtgttattattatttgtagtgttattattatttgtagtgttagtattatttgtattatttgtagtgttattattatttgtattatttgtagtgttcttattatttgtattattggtagtgttattattatttgtagtgttagtattatttgtagtgttattattatttgtagtgttagtattatttgtagtgttattattatttgtagtgttattattatttgtagtgttattattatttgtagtgttagtattatttgtagtgttattattatttgtagtgttattattatttgtagtgttagtattatttgtattatttgtagtgttcttattatttgtattatttgtagtgttagtattatttgtattatttgtagtgttattattatttttagtgttattattatttgtagtgttattattatttgtaatgttattattatttgtagtgttattattatttgtagtgttagtattatttgtattatttgtagtgttattattatttgtattatttgtagtgttcttattatttgtattatttgtagtgttcttattatttgtattatttgtagtgttattattatttgtagtgttattattatttgtagtgttattattatttgtagtgttagtattatttgtattatttgtagtgttattattatttgtattatttgtagtgttcttattatttgtattatttgtagtgttattattatttgtattgttattattatttgtagtgttattattatttgtagtgttagtattatttgtagtgttattattatttgtagtgttattattatttgtagtgttattattatttgtagtgttattattatttgtagtgttattattatttgtagtgttattattatttgtagtgttagtattatttgtagtgttattattatttgtagtgttattattatttgtagtgttattattatttgtagtgttattattatttgtagtgttattattatttgtaatgttattattatttgtagtgttattattatttgtagtgttattattatttgtagtgttagtattatttgtagtgttgttattatttgtagtgttattattatttgtagtgttattattatttgtagtgttagtattatttgtagtgttattattatttgtagtgttattattatttgtagtgttagtattatttgtagtgttagtattatttgtagtgttattattatttgtagtgttattattattattataataatttttagtattattattattgcagcGTCTGCCTGCCAGCTGGAAATGTTTGCCAGTgggggtgtgtctgtgttgagtctacctgcccctcccctgtgaagcataggttactgtagcctactgacaacaTTACAAGTGtaattcagaaattagggagagatgTTTAATTAAAGAATAAATTATttactttttcaatgctagttaaggatactatcgttatcacgtttcacattggattttttaactacaaaaaggtaagagTTTGATTTTAATTCTAGtgctgctctgcacacacaagctagttagctggttagctcgTTAGCTCGTTAGCTCGTTAGCTCATTAGctcgttagctagttagctattagctagctaacatttgctCTGGTCCAATGTTAAACCAACTCGGATGTTCAAAGAtattcaaagttcctccatagaagctgCTCCTCCTCTGTGTGTCTAATTCAGATAAggatgtcataacaagatgcccagcgctTCAAGGCAAGCTTCCTCcaaactctctcgctctccctcaccctcaaaATGTCAGTTACATCTCACGCCCTACACTGTGACTGGcagcacagtgtgtgtttgtctttcattACGATTAAACCATGCTGTTATGGCAAAATACAATTTGctattaatgtttaaaaaaatacacatttcagatgtttaaaaaggaacagaaaggaacaatTAAAACCCATTGTTTGTTGGGGTTCagaaccggttcagaactttattttgctggttgAAACAGTGGAACAGAACCCCAAAAATAATAAATCTGTTTAGGACAAAACGATTTgaaaataattttggttccaacccctggtttgACATCATTCCATTAATTACAaggagcctgtcctcctatatctcctcccaccagcctcctctataATTGCATAAGTGTAGACTAGATTGTAACTAGATTGTAACTAGATTGTAACTAGATTGTAACTAGATTGTAACTACATTGTAATACATGAACATGCTGTAGTTGTAAAATGGTTTCTTTGTGTTGGATTAAACTGTTTAAAATAGAACCGGTGTGAAAAAGATTGATAATGGGAACTGCTTCCTTACAGTCTTCTACAACAGAAACAATGCCACTCTTTACAGGGTGATAATGGTCAAACAAAAGATTGCATTTGCATTAATCGCTGTGGTAGCGAACAGTCTCCATGGAGATAAAAACAGGTGGGTTAATCAACACCATCAATTAATATTAAGATATTAATCATACATTAGGACCTAGACAAAATAAAactctcttattctctccctctattctctctctctctcaattctcgctctcgctatctctctctctctatcctctttctctttattgtctcgctctctctattctctctctctctctctctctctctttatctcactctcttattctctctctctctttatctctctctcaattctcgctctctctttatctctctctctatcctctttctctttatctcgctctctattctctctctctctctctctctctctctctctatctctctctcaattctcgctctctctttatctctctctctatcctctttctctttatctcgctctctctattctctctctctctatcctctctctcttttcatttctctctatatatatattctctctctaACAGCTTCCtcttaaagctacagtctgtgATTTGGGAAGCTGTTCAATGGTCATTTCAATTCTTGATGTTTACCCATTGGTTGTTGAAGAATAGACAACaacctacagtatacatatctcatGAGTTTAGCACAACTGTCAATCTTTATCGTAACCCAAAATAGAAGCTTTTTATTACTCCGTTGTTGAATTCATTGTTGAATTGCAAATTATCTTTCCAGGCTCTGTCTATTTTCAGAGCTGAAGCTGGGTTGCCTACCCTCTGCTTTATGTAAGTCTTATCGGTTCCTCCTACAGGAACAGAAAGGCACGTCACTCTTCCTCAGCGAAGAGGAAGATCATTATCTTCACTCCACGCTTCCAGTTAATTGACTCTTGCAGTCTCACTTATGGTGGTTATGGGGTTATCGTTACCTGGGCAACGCTGGTCACTGCACTTGCGGACTTCATCCCCTGTGCCCTCGCACTGTTGCCCCGTGACCGCTGCCCCCTGGCACACCCGCGCCCGCCTCTGCCAACCCCCGTCACATGATTTGGAGCAGCCACTCCAAGGCCCCCAGGGATTCCACTGGCCattggctgaggaggagagacagatcagtTAAACCATTGGCTGAGGAGGAGACAGATCAGTTAAACCACTGGCCattggctgaggaggagagacagatcagtTAAACCACTGGCCattggctgaggaggagagacagatcagtTAAACCACTGGCCATTcgctgaggaggagagacagatcagtTAAACCCCTGGCCGTTGGCTGAGGAGGAGACAGATCAGTTAAACCACTGGCCattggctgaggaggagagacagatcagtTAAACCACTGGCCattggctgaggaggagagacacACCACTGTTAAACAACTGGCCAATGGCTGAGAAGTTAGACCCATGGCCAATGCGTGAGAAGTTATACCCCTGGCCATTGGCTGAGGAGTTAGACCCCTGGCCATTGGCTGAGGAGTTAGACCCCTGGCCATTGGCTGAGGAGTTAGACCCCTGGCCATTGGCTGAGGAGTTAGACCCCTGGCCAATGGCTGAGAAGTTAGACCCATGGCCAATGCGTGAGAAGTTATACCCCTGGCCATTGGCTGAGGAGTTAGACCCCTGGCCATTGGCTGAGGAGTTAGACCCCTGGCCATTGGCTGAGGAGGTAGACCGTTGACCATTGGCTGAGGAGTTAGACCCCTGGACATTGTCTGAGGAGTTAGACCCTTGGCCATTGGCTGAGGAGTTAGACCCCTGGCCATTGTCTGTGGAAGAGACACATCACTGTTAAAAGGGTCTCTTTCTCAAATGCCTAAATATCTGTCCTCTCCTTGTGTCCTCTCCTTGTGTCCTATCCGATTGTCCTCTCCTTATGTTATATCCTCGTGTCATATTCTTGTTTCCTCCCCTTGTTCCCTCTCCTTATTTCCTCTCCTTGTGTCCTCTGCTGATTGTTAAAAACTTGACAGGTAAAACATTATGGTGGCAGCTCATCATTAGGCTGGCTTTGTCCTGGTCAGTTcattcagagcagagtgatgaaGGAGTGGAAATTAGTACAGTAGATGATGGATTTTAAAACAAGTAGCAAGAGAGCCTCTGGACTCCATCTTTTCTCCCCAACATCCAATCGGTTGTTAGTAAAGCATGACCAATAAGTAATCTCTATTTTATTGCCATCAGCCAGTCGTTCTTTCAATTTCTATAACGGCACTGGGGCCCCTGGGGATACCTGGGAAGACTCATGAGACAATAGTCCTACTGGTACAATGCACATCAGGGGCTACTTCAGGGGTACCTGGGAAGACTCATGAGACAATAGTCCTACTGGTACAATGTACAtcagggggtacttcaggggtacctGGGAAGACTCATGAGACAATAGTCcgactggtaaaatgcacatcagggggtacttcaggggtactctgagaagactcatgagacaatagtcctactggtaaaatgcacatcagggggtacttcaggggtactctgggaagactcatgagacaatagtcctactggtaaaatgcacatcagggggtacttcaggggtactctggGAAGCGCAAAATCACAGCTCTAAGATGCCACACGACCTTGACCATTCTATGTGCTACGTCCCCCATGCAGCTCTACTATGATGTGTAGCTAGAAGATGTGAATTCATTCTTACACAGACACAGTAGGTGGGATTATAGATACTGGGAGCACTGCAGTGTGTTCCTAaggccaccctattccctatagtgcactacttttgactagggactcagggaatagggtgccatttggcacaaAGCCCTGGACATGTTTTATAGTACCCAGAGatatagtaaaataaaaaaagaagaagaagtttTTGGCAGAATTTTATCCAGATTTAATGAATAAAATGACTCTGATAATACTTGTAATAATGAGGAATATGTCTCCTTTTATGGCTGGGGAGGCTGCTCTGTGACTGCGGTGATAACTTTCCTCACTTTGCCAATATTAAAAGGCCTTTTATGATAAAGTTTCCCAAAGCAGTGGCATGTTTTATGTCTTTTTAATGAACACAGTAAAATCGAGCATTAGGCAAAAACAGATGGTCCCCCTGAGCCAAACAGTTAATCACATGACCTTCTCTGAAAGGTAGAACAACCCTGGGAAGGGGTCACACTCCTCtatttcatctctccatccctcctccctccaccccacctGTATTTACCCCTTCTCCATACACGGGTCTAACCTCAGTGGAGTTCTGAAATGGACAGACATGATCCCGACCACGTTCATAACACAACAAGTCAGTAGAGCAACGTTGACCTATGTTACACCAGCGTGTGGTGGGAGAGCATCGCTGTCTCCCAGTCCTCTATGACATTATTCATGTATTAGTGAGCATCGCTGTCTCCCAGTCCTCTATGACATTATTCATGTATTAGTGAGCATCGCTGTCTCCCAGTCCTATATGACATTATTCATGTATTAGTGAGCATCGCTGTCTCCCAGTCCTCTGTGACATTATTCATGTATTAGTGAGCATCGCTGTCTCCCAGTCCTCTGTGACATTATTCATGTATTAGTGAGCATCGCTGTCTCCCAGTCCTCTATGACATTATTCATGTATTAGTGAGCATCGCTGTCTCCCAGTCCTCTGTGACATTATTCATGTATTAGTGAGCATCGCTGTCTCCCAGTCCTCTGTGACATTATTCATGTATTAGTGAGCATCGCTGTCTCCCAGTCCTCTGTGACATTATTAATGTATTAGTGAGCATCGCTGTCTCCCCAGTCCTATATGACATTATTCATGTATTAGTGAGCATCGCTGTCTCCCAGTCCTCTATGACATTATTCATGTATTAGTGAGCATCGCTGTCTCCCAGTCCTCTATGACATTATTCATGTATTAGTGAGCATCGCTGTCTCCCAGTCCTATATGACATTATTCATGTATTAGTGAGCATCGCTGTCTCCCAGTCCTCTGTGACATTATTCATGTATTAGTGAGCATCGCTGTCTCCCAGTCCTCTGTGACATTATTCATGTATTAGTGAGCATCGCTGTCTCCCAGTCCTCTATGACATTATTCATGTATTAGTGAGCATCGCTGTCTCCCAGTCCTCTGTGACATTATTCATGTATTAGTGAGCATCGCTGTCTCCCAGTCCTCTGTGACATTATTAATGTATTAGTGAGCATCGCTGTCTCCCAGTCCTATATGACATTATTCATGTATTAGTGAGCATCGCTGTCTCCCAGTCCTCTGTGACATTATTCATGTATTAGTGAGCATCGCTGTCTCCCAGTCCTCTGTGACATTATTCATGTATTAGTGAGCATCGCTGTCTCCCAGTCCTCTATGACATTATTCATGTATTAGTGAGCATCGCTGTCTCCCAGTTTCTGTTACATTATTCATGTATTAGTGAGCATCGCTGCCTCCCAGTCCTCTGTGACATTATTCATGTATTAGTGAGCATCGCTGTCTCCCAGTCCTCTGTTACATTATTCATGTATTAGTGAGCATCGCTGTCTCCCAGTCCTCTGTGACATTATTCATGTATTAGTGAGCATCGCTGTCTCCAAAGTCCTCTGTTACATTATTCATGCATTAGTGAGCTTCGCTGTCTCCCAGTCCTCTGTTAGCATCGCTGTCTCCCAGTCTTCTGTGACATTATTCATGTATTAGTGAGCATCGCTGTCTCCCAGTCCTCTATGACATTATTCATGTATTAGTGAGCATCGCTGTCTCCCAGTCCTCTATGACATTATTCATGTATTAGTGAGCATCGCTGTCTCCCAGTCCTCTATGACATTATTCATGTATTAGTGAGCATCGCTGTCTCCCAGTCCTCTATGACATTATTCATGTATTAGTGAGCATCGCTGTCTCCCAGTCCTCTGTTACATTATTCATGTATTAGTGAGCATCGCTGTCTCCCAGTCCTCTATGACATTATTTATGTATTAGTGAGCATCGCTGTCTCCCATTCCTCTATGACATTATTCATGTATTAGTGAGCATCGCTGTCTCCCAGTCCTCTGTGACATTATTCATGTATTAGTGAGCATCGCTGTCTCCCAGTCCTCTGTTACATTATTCATGTACTAGTGTAAAAATCCCATGTGAAGATGAGAGTTCCAGGGTTCTGACTTGATACATTCAGACTGCTAGCAGTCCACTAACACTACGCTGACATCTAAGTGTTGGGAATACCTCAGAGACAAACAGCATAGCAAACACTGAactaactcaaatcaaatcaaattgtatttatcacatgcgccgaatacagtgaaatgcttacttacgagcccttaaccagcaatgcagttttaagaaaatagcaaaaacaaaaaaagtaagagataagaataacaaataattaaagagcaacagtaaataacaatagcggggctttaTACAgttggtaccggtacagaggcaatgtggaggctatatacagggggtaccggtacagagtcaatgtggcggctatatacagggggtactggtacagagacaatgtggaggctatatacagggggtaccggtacagagtcaatgtggcggctatatacagggggtaccggtacagagtcaatttggcggctatatacagggggtaccggtacagagtcaatgtggcggctatatacagggggtactggtacagagacaatgtggaggctatatacagggggtaccggtacagagtcaatgtggaggctatatacagggggtaccggtacagagtcaatgtgggctatatacagggggtaccggtacagagtcaatgtggcggctatatacagagggtaccgctaaagagtcaatgtggaggctatatacagggggtaccggtacagagtcaatgtggcggctttatacagggggtaccggtacagagtcaatgtgccggctttatacag
The nucleotide sequence above comes from Oncorhynchus clarkii lewisi isolate Uvic-CL-2024 unplaced genomic scaffold, UVic_Ocla_1.0 unplaced_contig_8268_pilon_pilon, whole genome shotgun sequence. Encoded proteins:
- the LOC139401095 gene encoding sericin-2-like, giving the protein NGQGSNSSANGQGSNSSDNVQGSNSSANGQRSTSSANGQGSNSSANGQGSNSSANGQGYNFSRIGHGSNFSAIGQGSNSSANGQGSNSSANGQGSNSSANGQGSNSSANGQGYNFSRIGHGSNFSAIGQLFNSANGQWNPWGPWSGCSKSCDGGWQRRARVCQGAAVTGQQCEGTGDEVRKCSDQRCPGNDNPITTISETARVN